ACCAATTGACCGAGCAATTGGAAGCGTGTCTCCCAGTCGGGTGCGTCAAATTCTTCTAACGACACTCGGCGTTTATTGATTTTGCCAGCCGCTTCATTCGATTCGGTTTTGCTGGTCAAGGATTCTAAGCGTTCATCCGGATAGGCCGCTTCGATTTCCTCGACGATGCTTTGGCCAATCTCCGCTTTCTCGCCGTAACGGACGCCGTAATCCGCCCATTTGCGTTGGAAAATGAAGTTTTCATCGGTTGGGTCCATGACTTTGTTCATCGCCTGCACAAACCGTTCCGGCATCGCGAAGCGCTCTTCCGATTGCGAATCGAACACTTTCACTTGCAGCGGAATGCCTTTGAACTCCTGGACATGGACGTATACTTCGCCGAAATGCTCATCGATCTCCAGTTCTTCCTCAGCGCCATTGCCTTCGCCGAAGACGCGTCGCACATCGGCGAGAATGCCTTCCCAATCGGATTTCGCGTTGCGTTCGACTGCGAGGAAATCCGCGACATGATAGACGCCTTTGACGCCATCAATTGCCATGATTTCCTGAACTTCTTTCGGTGCTCCTTCAAGCTGGTCTTTCTTGTAATTATGGCTTTTCCCGAACGGCAATTCCTGGTCGATGATCACTTTCATCGTATTCGGGCTTGGTGTCGGTTCAATCGCTAGTATTTTCAAGATAACCCCTCCTGTACAAATTACGCTTCTGCCAGTTCCTGCAAATAGCTCCACCGTTCGATCAATTCATCGTACTCAGCGGTGTAAGCATCGATTTGGTCGGTCAATTCCTGCAGTTTATCAAAATCAGACCCAGCTTTAGACATTTCTGCCTCGGTCTGTTCGATCTTCTCTTCCACTTCCGCGATTTTGTCGAGTATGCCGTCATATTCCTTTTTCTCGAGGAAACTCATTTTTTTCTTTTTTTCCAGTGCCTGCGGTGCAGGTTCAGCAGCGGGAGTGTCATTTGCCGCAGTAACAGCTTGCGGCTCAACTACCGGCTTCTTTTCTTTCAGCCAGTCGGTATAGAGTCCTTGATACTCGTCGACCGTGCCGCTGCCGAGCGTCCATAGCTTTTTCGCGATGCGGTCAAGGAAAAAGCGGT
This is a stretch of genomic DNA from Planococcus maritimus. It encodes these proteins:
- a CDS encoding conserved virulence factor C family protein, translated to MKILAIEPTPSPNTMKVIIDQELPFGKSHNYKKDQLEGAPKEVQEIMAIDGVKGVYHVADFLAVERNAKSDWEGILADVRRVFGEGNGAEEELEIDEHFGEVYVHVQEFKGIPLQVKVFDSQSEERFAMPERFVQAMNKVMDPTDENFIFQRKWADYGVRYGEKAEIGQSIVEEIEAAYPDERLESLTSKTESNEAAGKINKRRVSLEEFDAPDWETRFQLLGQLVEADLEDLPLLGKALEDDKMSIRRQAAIYLGDIDDEAVVPYAEQAMRDKSWAVRRTAGDTISDLGFVAFEPIMIETLKDKNKLVRWRAAMFLYETGTESALPALKDAENDPEFEVKLQIKMAIARIEQGEEARGSVWKQMTEARQTMKDNK